The proteins below come from a single Juglans regia cultivar Chandler chromosome 12, Walnut 2.0, whole genome shotgun sequence genomic window:
- the LOC109005962 gene encoding probable serine/threonine-protein phosphatase 2A regulatory subunit B'' subunit TON2 produces MYSGSSDGESHEAVQRRIPPAASMPWVRNLRRFIGSGDGLGSEALMELETKRILLDIFKEKQQKSAEAGTIPSFYKKKPEEGSISHRVQRLAKYRFLKKQSDLLLNADDLDAMWFCLRENCVIDDATGAEKMNYEDFCHIASVCTEQIGPKCRRFFSPSNFMKFEKDESGRIAILPFYLYVMRTVSLTQARIDMSELDEDSDGFLQAHEMEAYIRGLIPNLAQLRDMPAAFVQMYCRIAAHKFFFFCDPHRRGKACIKKVLLSNCLQELMELHQESEEEVTDTEQAENWFSLTSAQRICDMFLALDKDMNGTLSKQELREYADGTLTEIFIERVFDEHVRRGKSGGGNAREMDFESFLDFVLALENKDTPEGLTYLFRCLDLNGRGFLTTADIHSLFRDVHQKWIDGGNYELCIEDVRDEIWDMVKPADSLRITLADLLNCKQGGTVASMVIDVRGFWAHDNRENLLQEEEEPEEE; encoded by the exons ATGTACAGTGGGTCCAGTGATGGCGAGAGCCACGAGGCAGTGCAGAGGAGGATCCCGCCGGCTGCTTCAATGCCTTGGGTCCGAAACCTTCGCCGGTTCATCGGATCCGGTGACGGACTCGGATCAGAAGCGTTGATGG AGCTTGAAACGAAGAGAATCTTGCTTGATATATTTAAAGAGAAGCAACAAAAAAGTGCTGAAGCTGGCACAATCCCAAGTTTCTATAAGAAG AAACCTGAAGAAGGATCCATCAGCCACAGGGTTCAGAGGCTGGCAAAGTATCGATTTTTAAAG AAGCAATCTGATCTATTACTTAATGCTGACGATCTAGATGCAATGTGGTTTTGTCTAAGAGAAAATTGTGTAATTGATGATGCTACTGGTGCGGAGAAG ATGAATTATGAAGATTTTTGCCACATTGCCTCTGTCTGTACAGAGCAAATAGGGCCCAAATGCCGACGCTTTTTTAGCCCTTCAAATttcatgaaatttgagaaagatgAGTCGGGAAGAATTGCCATTCTGCCATTTTACCTTTATGTGATGCGCACG GTATCGCTTACGCAGGCTCGAATCGATATGAGTGAACTCGATGAGGATTCTGATGGTTTTCTACAAGCTCAT GAAATGGAAGCCTATATACGAGGCCTTATTCCTAATTTGGCACAATTACGGGACATGCCTGCAGCCTTTGTTCAAATGTATTGCCGCATAGCGGCAcacaaatttttcttcttttgcgaTCCTCATAGACGAG GCAAAGCCTGCATTAAAAAAGTGCTGCTAAGTAACTGTCTCCAGGAACTAATGGAACTGCACCAG GAAAGCGAGGAAGAAGTTACTGACACTGAGCAAGCTGAAAACTGGTTCTCCTTGACATCTGCTCAACGCATATGTG ACATGTTTCTTGCCCTTGATAAAGATATGAATGGAACATTGAGCAAGCAGGAGCTTCGAGAATATGCAGATGGGACACTGACTGAAATTTTCATTGAAAGGG TATTTGATGAGCATGTTCGCCGTGGAAAAAGTGGTGGAGGAAATGCTAGGGAGATGGATTTTGAAAGCTTCCTGGACTTTGTACTGGCCCTAGAAAACAAAGACACTCCAGAAGGTTTAACTTATTTGTTTCGGTGTCTTGATCTTAATGGAAGGGGTTTCCTTACTACAGCCgatattcactctcttttcaG gGATGTACACCAGAAATGGATCGACGGTGGGAACTATGAATTGTGCATCGAGGATGTAAGGGATGAAATTTGGGATATGGTAAAACCAGCAGACTCGCTGAGGATTACACTGGCGGATCTACTCAATTGCAAACAGGGTGGGACTGTAGCCAGCATGGTTATCGATGTTCGTGGTTTCTGGGCACATGACAACAGAGAAAATCTTCTCCAAGAAGAGGAAGAGCCAGAAGAAGAATGA